Proteins encoded by one window of Vitis vinifera cultivar Pinot Noir 40024 chromosome 10, ASM3070453v1:
- the LOC100265214 gene encoding (S)-scoulerine 9-O-methyltransferase yields MEGFDGSEYLSGWGLSMIAVQMALKAAMELNVFNIIANAGPNAQLSCVEIVSKIPTTNPNAAVALDRILRTLTFNSILTASLRPCKDGTTIKQERTYGLTPKSCSLVTDNVEVSSTPTVNFCTERVVVESFYMLKYAVLEADCHPFHKAHGVNVFEYLSKDPRLSREFNEAMTMNSKIVLDMVLKAYRGGFEETKEIMDVGGSIGTSVVKLVSVYPHIRGINFDLPHVIADAPEQPGVTHVAGDMFESLPNAETILLKFVLHDWGDDGCKKVLRNCWKALPENGKVIVVEYAIPQVLGNDPPSLNATVADLYMMILNTGGKERTLAEFEHLAKAAGFAQTKVFPIAHGIHVIEFLKSC; encoded by the exons ATGGAAGGCTTTGATGGTTCAGAGTATCTTTCAGGTTGGGGATTGTCAATGATAGCCGTTCAAATGGCTCTAAAAGCGGCAATGGAGCTCAATGTCTTCAACATCATTGCCAACGCAGGCCCTAATGCTCAACTCTCTTGTGTGGAAATTGTTTCCAAGATTCCTACTACCAATCCAAATGCTGCCGTGGCTTTGGATCGGATACTAAGAACGCTCACCTTCAACTCCATTCTAACAGCGTCTCTGAGGCCATGCAAGGATGGAACCACGATAAAGCAAGAAAGGACGTATGGCTTAACGCCGAAGTCGTGCAGCCTAGTGACCGACAACGTTGAAGTTTCTTCAACACCGACGGTGAATTTCTGCACGGAAAGGGTAGTTGTGGAGAGCTTCTATATGCTCAAGTACGCAGTGCTTGAGGCGGATTGTCATCCTTTCCACAAGGCTCATGGCGTAAATGTGTTCGAGTATTTGTCCAAGGATCCAAGGTTGAGCCGAGAGTTCAACGAGGCTATGACAATGAACTCCAAAATTGTATTGGACATGGTGCTAAAGGCCTATAGGGGCGGTTTTGAAGAGACGAAAGAGATTATGGATGTAGGGGGCAGCATTGGAACTTCGGTTGTGAAGTTGGTTTCTGTTTATCCACACATTCGTGGAATAAACTTCGATTTGCCTCATGTTATTGCCGATGCTCCTGAGCAGCCAG GGGTGACCCATGTGGCTGGAGATATGTTCGAGTCATTACCGAATGCAGAGACAATTTTATTGAAg TTTGTACTCCATGACTGGGGTGACGATGGGTGCAAGAAGGTGTTGAGAAATTGCTGGAAGGCATTGCCGGAAAATGGGAAGGTAATAGTTGTGGAGTATGCTATCCCTCAAGTACTGGGAAATGACCCTCCATCACTGAATGCTACGGTAGCAGACTTATACATGATGATTTTGAACACTGGTGGCAAGGAGCGCACACTTGCTGAATTTGAACATCTTGCAAAGGCTGCGGGCTTTGCCCAAACTAAGGTGTTTCCCATTGCACATGGGATTCATGTTATAGAGTTTTTAAAGAGCTGCTAG